From a single Apium graveolens cultivar Ventura chromosome 2, ASM990537v1, whole genome shotgun sequence genomic region:
- the LOC141705306 gene encoding protein DETOXIFICATION 14-like, which yields MLLVSTSQYLIRFLSTLMVGHVGKLYLSGAVVSMSFTNVTGFSVLYGMASALETLCGQAYGAKQHKKLSKYTYGAIISLLLLCIPVAISWTFMEKLLILLHQDPLISHQAGKFSIWSIPALFPYAILQLLIRYLQSQYLILPLLVSSVATLAFHVPVCWALVFKFHIGSNGAALAIGLSYWFNVVILGLYAMYSPNCAETRAPFSMEVFSTIKEFFQIGIPSALMICLEWWACEIVILLAGVMKNPQLETSVLSISITVAVLHSFASNSLSAAASIRVSNELGAGNAKVVRRTVWAVLVLGFIEVGISATVLFSLRYVLGLAFVSDNEIVDYVRRMTPLICLTLILDNIHGILSGVARGTGWQRSGAYINLGSYYLVGIPVAIVLGFQVHLRSKGLWTGLVTGGLVQSILLAIITSLSDWKKEVEDTRVRVLEMK from the exons ATGTTGCTTGTTTCAACTTCACAGTATTTGATAAGATTCTTGTCCACTTTAATGGTTGGCCATGTTGGAAAGCTTTATCTCTCTGGTGCCGTTGTCTCCATGTCTTTTACAAATGTTACCGGCTTCAGTGTTCTG TATGGAATGGCCAGTGCACTGGAAACATTGTGTGGTCAAGCGTATGGCGCGAAGCAGCACAAAAAACTTTCCAAATACACTTATGGCGCCATTATATCTCTGCTTTTACTTTGCATACCAGTAGCTATCTCATGGACTTTTATGGAAAAACTTCTGATCCTACTCCACCAAGATCCCCTAATTTCACACCAAGCAGGAAAGTTTTCGATCTGGTCAATACCAGCATTATTTCCTTACGCTATTCTTCAACTATTAATTCGCTACTTGCAGTCTCAGTATCTGATTCTTCCTTTGCTCGTAAGCTCAGTTGCAACTCTGGCATTTCATGTCCCAGTTTGCTGGGCTCTTGTTTTTAAGTTTCACATAGGAAGTAACGGAGCAGCACTTGCTATTGGTCTATCATATTGGTTCAATGTCGTCATTCTTGGACTTTATGCCATGTATTCACCGAATTGTGCTGAGACTCGTGCTCCTTTTTCTATGGAGGTCTTTAGTACAATCAAGGAGTTTTTCCAGATTGGTATCCCATCTGCTCTCATGATTTG CCTCGAATGGTGGGCCTGTGAGATAGTCATACTTCTGGCTGGGGTAATGAAAAATCCCCAACTGGAGACTTCAGTGCTCTCAATTAG TATCACTGTCGCTGTCCTGCATAGTTTTGCCTCAAACTCTCTTTCAGCTGCTGCCAG TATTCGGGTTTCAAATGAGCTAGGGGCTGGAAATGCAAAGGTTGTTAGGAGGACTGTCTGGGCAGTTTTGGTTCTTGGATTTATAGAGGTTGGCATTTCAGCGACAGTACTTTTCTCCCTGCGCTATGTTTTGGGACTTGCATTTGTAAGCGATAATGAAATAGTGGACTATGTTAGAAGAATGACTCCATTGATATGTCTGACATTGATCTTAGACAACATTCATGGGATACTTTCTG GAGTCGCAAGAGGAACCGGGTGGCAGCGTTCTGGGGCTTATATTAATCTTGGGTCATACTATCTAGTAGGAATTCCAGTGGCTATAGTATTGGGGTTTCAGGTGCATTTGAGGTCCAAGGGTCTTTGGACCGGTTTGGTAACAGGAGGTCTAGTGCAAAGTATTCTGCTTGCTATTATAACAAGTTTATCAGATTGGAAAAAAGAG GTAGAAGACACCAGGGTAAGGGTGCTTGAAATGAAGTAA